The Zingiber officinale cultivar Zhangliang chromosome 2A, Zo_v1.1, whole genome shotgun sequence genomic sequence tatattgctgatttaaattctgagttgaaattcgaggagggtatagtttgtttttgttttcagcaattcacccccctcttgccagtctccgctgcaccaacagttacTGTGTCATTTTGCTTCCTCGTTCCTTCTACATCATTGGtggttgacttgagcgtcggagggctatcgccggggaacccctccctggctcggcactgacgttgctgTGGTTGCAAGTTTCACTGACGAGAAGTCCAACGATTAACGGGAGTGCCACGTCCCAAGCATCCATCGCCTcgactctcagacaggatcaataagcAAGTGAGATCCCTTTTTATGTATGTGATTTGTTTgcattatataattaattaatctctcttatatgttcaattttgtatgtctaaattaagagaataaaaatatcTCCTGTTAATTTACACTTAGTTTTGGACACGAATAAATTGACTAGACCAAATTTTTTAGACTAGCTTCgaaacctgagaattgttcttaaGATTGATAAGATTGTGTATGTCCTTAAAGAGCCTCTTCCAATTGTTGGACcgtgagattcgatagagggggggtgaatatcgataaacaaaattgttcgagtataaacacagcggaaataaaaagacaatgctaacacaagctggttttacttggttcagagcctgtgtcgactcctactccaaggcccacacacaagggtgctttcggtgggcaattactagcagttcgaaaattattacaaattaaagtacaggaatgctaatggaaataaagcaaataccgacaagaactAAAAAAAAACAGGAAAGGAGCatattgtcggagctttgttagcgtcgcggGAGCGCAGAGCAGTGGAGCAAGCAGTGGAAaactttcttttcgttgttgttctaaAGCTCCCctctaaccctccttttatatgaggctcgcggcgccccggatcccttccgggcgccctggtgggacgtggcaggtccaaccagcaagctccacgtggcgacgcgcgagtttggacgaaatttgcctcccgggcgcccggattccttccgggtgcctggatcctgTTTTCCTGCAGAATctgtcctgcaagacaaacgttagtccggaggcaaatttaccctgcgacacagattgttagcaaaagcaaagtgagtatgaattagcaaaaaggagtatgacttagattccattttttcgagaccggaatctagtcacgatctcgacttagatatccgaaatggatctaagtcggatcgacgcataatgttcccttcccgggaacgcgtcctcgcagtcactcccctccagtgacttaccttacttacctgccagacgtccggtcagcccgtcgacccgtctcgacttcgtgccagctatccggtcagcccgtcgacctagctggacttcatgcctaagcgtctggtcagctcgtcgactcgcttggacttcgtgccagctatccggtcagcctgtcgacctagctgggcttcgtgccagacatccagtcagcccgtcgacctgtctggacttctcctgcacactcgatcagagtgttagacaacaacagactaacttaacctgatttgtcattcatcaaaacctgggttaaatcgttagtgctaactgtaCCAACACCAATAAATTTTACTGATGATGTAACTTTTGACCAATTATTAACTTATCAGAAAGAATCATGTTAAAAAATTTACTACTCTTAATATTATTGGTCAAATTTATGTTTGATGAcatttatataatcaagagaactaaataaatatataagaaCTGATTTCATGTCACCAATCTCTCTAAGTCAATTAACTGATTTCGACTGAATAATAATCGAGGTAAAAATGAAATTGAGTATGTgacaataattttaatattagagtatatgatttagatattttaaaatttttcctaagctttttctttttgatggtGGTAAAAGACAATTCGCTCACCCTAGCGCCTCTTTAATTTGTTCTCAAACTAATATAGAAGAGATAAATTATGGGTGACTACTCACCTTAAGCAGTTGAATAACACATAGAGAGAATAATCATTGAATTATTAGTCATGATTTAACTCTCAAAGTTCATGATGATAATACTGTTGTATACTAGTCAGTTGTTCATCTCGAGGACAGAGCATTTTCTTTTCAAGGATAAACACACcgatagggctgtaaacaagccaagCCGAGCTGAACTTTTgggtattcaagcttgtttgataaccaagccgagccgaaccgaacttaaaatgaaccaagctttagaaatgagtgttcaaacttagcttggtttattttttatgagcttgaacttgtttgaaacttgacttgagcttagttcttttagatgttattaagctctcaattcaagctgaGCTTGAGCTTAGctcgagcttggtttgagcttgattcgtttagatgttatcaagctctcaattcaagcttgtttgattgactattgagcttgataatttaaatttattattttattttattatttatttagtatattgaaaagagttttattaatgaatatggttcgtgaacattgttcacgaacgttgttcacgaatgttaacgagctgaacacatatgtgttcaagtttgttcgtttagcttaacgagttgttcaagcttgtttatttaactaatcttatgtatattaaacgaacataaaTATACTCTTACCAAACCGAACACTAAACTTGTTCacaaacgcttggttcatttacaaccctacacGCCGAGAGTTGATTTGATGCTATCGATACCGAGAATGCCCTCATCTCATTCTATTTCTTCTAAGTGGATGATAGAGAAAGGGGGTAGATGGAAAggagagagatagagagagggGCACTTTCGATAAAAGCATCCCCATAGGGGTGTTAATACCCCCTCTCCATTGTGAGTGGATATTATAATGCTCACTCACAAGAAAGAGGAGAGAGAGTCTTCAAAGGTGTTCAAACATTTAAACActctttttctcaatttttttatttttttaaattataaaatttttaatattattaaaaaatggtaaaattatttttttttacaagtaagattattattttaaaaaataataatttaaatattttaaaatatattttaaaatgtatttatttagtataatataattttaaaatgaatgagTAGACGATGAGacttataaataataaatattaatgttaaaaaaatatatatgaaagaCCTGGGTTGTTATAATGAGTACGTGTCAAtcaattatatttttataaaacgaTAAATATTATAATGGTAATATATTATGGTTGTTTTGACGCAACGTCCAATCAACCCACACTGCGTATTTATTTTGGGCTCGTATTATGATACGCCTTTTGTGGGACCCACCCCTGGGGAGTCATCCACCTCACGCGGATCGTCTGCCAGTGTACTTGCAACCAAAAACTATCGAATTCCACTCAGCCTCCCTCCGCTTCAAGGAAAACAACGCTcatttttttaaacataaaataaaaatgaaatgaaatccAGAAGGAAAGAAAAACGAGTATAAAAAACTCTCGTCTTCTCCGCCTCATCGACCGATATCCTCTTTTCACATCTGAACCCTTCCTtaaacctcttcttcctcatcaCTTCTCCTGCGTGATTTGGATCCCGATCCGCCGGAATTGGAATGGAGAACGGCTTTTCGTCGGACGAGGACACCGATGTGAGCGACTCGGAGGTGGAGGACTACGAGGAGGAGAGCTACACGGCGCTGAGGACCGGGAACCACCGGATCTGCAACCCCGACGGCACCTTCCGCTGCCCCTTCTGCGCCGGCAAGAAGAAGCGGGACTACCAGTTCAAGGATCTCCTCCAGCACGCCACTGGCATCGGGGCCTCCAGCTCCCGCAAGGGCTCCCTCAAGGCCAACCACCGCGCCTTCGCCCGCTTCCTCCAGCGCGACCTCGCCCCCTCCATTTCCCTCCCCCCGGCGGATCTCAAAGCCGCGGTCACCGCCGCCGCTGTCCCCTCCGCCCCtcgctctccctctccctctcctttgtcCTCCCTTACCACCGCCGCTGCCGCCGACTCGGAGCCTCCCCCCGAAGAGGAGCTGTTCGTTTGGCCTTGGATGGCTGTCCTTGTCAATGCCGATCCATCCGAAGCAGAGGGGGAAACTAACTCACTTGCTGATCAGCTCGCGGAATTCCACCCCACCGACACAGTCTTCTTGCATTTGGAGAAAGGGGGAAGATCTACCGGCACCACCGTGATTGTTAAGTTCCAACACAGCTGGGGCGGGTTTGAAAATGCCATGTATTTTGAGAAACGCTTTAAGGCAAGCCGATGTGGTAGGGAACAATGGATTGAGCTGCAGGGTGACGTCTCCAGCACATTGTATGGATGGATCGCCCGCTCTGATGACTACAACGAAGACAGCGGCATTGGTCGGTACCTGAGGAAACACGGCGAACTAAAGACCATAAAGCAGGTCACTGAAGAGGAGAACAAGGAGAAAGGTAAACTTGTCGCCAATCTAGCATACCAAATCGATGTTAAAAATCAGCACTTGCATGACTGGGAGGTGAGGAACAACAAAACTAATCTCGTCATCCACCAACTGATTTATGAGAAAGACAAGCTTCATCAAGCTTATAATGATGGTATGTTCATCTTACCTTGCTAAAACTATTACTTTTATCATGTCATTTTAGTTCAAAATATTGTCCCAGCGATCATAACTTCGTCATAGATACAAATGTGATACTTGGTGTTGCTTTGAAATATACAAGTTATAGCTGCTCTTGAAAAAACATGGTAGGGCTAGATTAACTTTATTGTCTTGTTGCTTTCTTTAAGGCAGATGTGCATTTAATATATCATAAACTTGAAACCTTGGAAATACTAATGGCCATTTACAAATATTATAAATCATAATACCAGAATTTATTTGTGCAGGTTGCTTCTCTTCATGAGATGTTAGTATCAGTCAATTTAGATATATTTTCAATGTAATGTGTCATTTGTTAGTACATAATATTTGGCAGCTGAGGAATTAAACTGTGGTAATAAACTCACTTGGTGTTGGTTGTGAATACTTTATTGTTAATATTTGTGTCATTCTTCATTCAATCCTAAAGCATTCTCAAATTTCTCTCTGATGATTATATTTTGCCTTCTTCTGATTGGAAGTCACTtgattcttctttttttttcagaAATGAGAAACTTACAGCGCACTGCAAGAGATACTACCCTCAAGATTTTTGAGGAGAATGAAAAGCTGAAGGCAGAGTTGGACTTGAAGAGAAAGGAAGTTGAATCGCGGTCCAAAGAACTGGATAATAAGGAAGCACAAAATGAGGATGAAAGAAAGAAACTTGATGATGAGAAGCAAAAGGTACAATACTTGCTGTTTAGTGTATTATATCCTCATTTTCTGCATTATATAGGACTATTTTTCCAATTTTCTTACTAATAATATGTTAATGGAGTTCTAGATCATTGAGTAATTAGGATAATCACTTTTAAGCTGTTCAAATATTCTTCTCCAttgtaagatatatatatatatatatatatcttgtcCAAAGTTGTGTTTGCACCTGCATGGTTCTTAAATTATTGCATAGTGTCTTCCACATTAGTGTCCGTTATCTGCTAGTAAGGTTTCAAAATTTTGTCATACATTTCATAAGCTTAGTCATTCTGAAAGAGTTATAATATTAGACAAGTGTTTTTGGTTTAATGGATAGGCTGCGCAAGCTCAAATATTGCTCTTAGTAATGCCCCTTTTTAGCAGCTAATATTCATGATGTATTTATATTTGCTGATAATTATATTTTCATGAGAAGAACCTTAGGATCCTTTTGTTCGGGCTATAATTTAAATGTTATTTGGTTCTGGGAAGAATAATATTTGGACTTGTTGTACCATCATATTTTAATGTTCACCATCAACATTAAGTTTATGTATGTCCAACTATTTGAAATTGGCTAGATGAAATCCTTCCATTGATCCCTATACAAATCTATATCACTAACAatattcaaattatttttcttaattatattGACTGATTTTTTTCTTTAGTCTCCCTCTATCCCCACATCTTCCACTCAAACAGATTGAATTCTTCTTACTGTTTATTTGGCTGAAATCTTTTCTGCCACTTGCTCCCATATGGATGTGTATTGTACTTCTACTTTTGTGTTGCTGCAGATTTTTCAACCTTAGAATGTATTGtatttttgcttacaaatttGATTGCTTCAGTTGGATGAAATCCCACAATATTATCTTATTGATTATGCTTTAATTGTTGATTACTATTATAATGGCAGGTTGAAGAAGCATCAATGCTTCAAAAAGAAACAGAGGAAGAAGTCTTGAGACTCATAGAAGAGCAGAAGGTGATAGTTATAGTGTGTTTATATAACTTTCGTGTTTGTTCTTCTACCATAATCTTACATGTGGTCAATTTCCATCATTGGGAATCATTCAGAAGGAAAAAGAAGCTGCTCTTGCAAGAGTTCTTCAATTAGAGAAGGAaattgaccataaacaacaactgGAGTTAGAAATAGAAAACTTGCAATGGAACTTAAAAATCATGAAGCAAATGGAAGGGGAAGATGCTGCAGATATACAGGAAATGGAACAAAAGTtggaaagagaaagagaagaattgGAGTCCTTGAATAATACTCTCATAAAGAAAGAACGAGAAAGCAATGATGAGTTGCAGGCTGCTCGGAAAGAGTTGCTTACGGTCTGCCTTCCTAAATTAAGATGCACTCACACCTCATGTTTTTAATCTTCTTGTTGCATGTTTTAGCATCATTATATATCGCTACAAAGTATTCATCTTTGAATTGTTCTAACTGTTTGAGTGGCTGGTTAGGGTTTGGAGGATTTACTTACTGGCCGTACATTGATTGGGATCAAAAGAATGGGTGAACTTGATGAGAAGGCCTTTCAGAATGCTGCCAAGAAAAAATTCAAGTCTGATGAGGCTGACATCAAAGCTGCTGAATTATGTTCTAGCTGGCAAGAAGAACTGAAGAATCCATCATGGCATCCGTTTAAGATAGTTGTCACGAATGGGAAGGAGGAAGTATGTATACTTTGCTACCGACTCTTCTTTGTCTGCCTATCATTTTGAAATTGTAGATATCTTTAACTCTGAAACTGGCGCATCAGTTTGCCATGTTTTTGGTTTTATAAATCTCAAAAATATTAACATTTTGTGTTATGGCTTGTTTTACTTGTCTGCCTTCATGTTATCCTCTTGCCTCTGAATTGGGACAATTGATTACTAATACATAGATTTTGCGTCCTACAGGAATTCCTCGTCGAGGATGACCCAAAGCTAAAAAAACTATGGATCGAGTATGGAGACGATGTATGCAATGCAGTGAAAACAGCTCTACAAGAACTGAATGAATATAACCCCAGCGGAAGATACGTGGTACCAGAGCTCTGGAACTTCAAGGATGGACGAAAGGCATCAATGAAGGAGATAGTGCAGTACATTATAAAACACTGGAAGTCTTCTAAGCGTAAAAAATGAGGAGACCAAGCGTTGACTAAGGTTATCTTTTCCTAACATAAGTCAGATGAATTAGCTGGCAAGTTTGCATCAATTAGCCTAGTCAGACTCTTCAGAAATCATCTCTGGTCCTCTGTTTGTGCGATGCTTCTAATAAGAGATGTTTGTATTTTCTGGAGCCCCCTAGAAAATGATTTCTCATGAACCATGAAACTTATTGTATCATCTCACTATCTTAGCAGGCCCTCTTTTGTGTGTTCCAGGCCAAGGTAATTTATTTTTGACACTGCAAGTTGTAAATCTCCAATCCTATTAGATGTACCAGATCCTTTGTGATGTGTTTCTTTTCACTTCTTTCTGTTTTTAGTTTCTTGATATCAGTAACCAGCCTATGATGACAGTTCTGTACTATTTGCTAATGAATTGTTAAGATTATTTGGCAGCACCCAGAGCCCTCATCGAGGCAGGTGCAAAGCTTTGGAGGAAGCGAAAGCTGTCGTCTTCTCAGCAGCACTGCCCTCCCCTGTTGACTGGTCAATCTtaagaattcaaaattttgagAAGGTTATCAGGAGGCTCTTCTTTTCATTGGAGCCTTTTCAGGTCAAGCTGAGTTAAGTTGAACCAAGTTTTATGGTATTTATATTTGTTGATAGGGTGGCCGAACTAAGTTTATTTGTTTGATAAGGGAATTGAGCTAAGTCGAGTTTAAACTGAGCCATGGgtgttcaaaaaaataaaaatcatttagATATTATTTGGGTTCA encodes the following:
- the LOC122043328 gene encoding factor of DNA methylation 1-like isoform X2 — its product is MENGFSSDEDTDVSDSEVEDYEEESYTALRTGNHRICNPDGTFRCPFCAGKKKRDYQFKDLLQHATGIGASSSRKGSLKANHRAFARFLQRDLAPSISLPPADLKAAVTAAAVPSAPRSPSPSPLSSLTTAAAADSEPPPEEELFVWPWMAVLVNADPSEAEGETNSLADQLAEFHPTDTVFLHLEKGGRSTGTTVIVKFQHSWGGFENAMYFEKRFKASRCGREQWIELQGDVSSTLYGWIARSDDYNEDSGIGRYLRKHGELKTIKQVTEEENKEKGKLVANLAYQIDVKNQHLHDWEVRNNKTNLVIHQLIYEKDKLHQAYNDEMRNLQRTARDTTLKIFEENEKLKAELDLKRKEVESRSKELDNKEAQNEDERKKLDDEKQKVEEASMLQKETEEEVLRLIEEQKKEKEAALARVLQLEKEIDHKQQLELEIENLQWNLKMEQKLEREREELESLNNTLIKKERESNDELQAARKELLTGLEDLLTGRTLIGIKRMGELDEKAFQNAAKKKFKSDEADIKAAELCSSWQEELKNPSWHPFKIVVTNGKEEEFLVEDDPKLKKLWIEYGDDVCNAVKTALQELNEYNPSGRYVVPELWNFKDGRKASMKEIVQYIIKHWKSSKRKK
- the LOC122043328 gene encoding factor of DNA methylation 1-like isoform X1: MENGFSSDEDTDVSDSEVEDYEEESYTALRTGNHRICNPDGTFRCPFCAGKKKRDYQFKDLLQHATGIGASSSRKGSLKANHRAFARFLQRDLAPSISLPPADLKAAVTAAAVPSAPRSPSPSPLSSLTTAAAADSEPPPEEELFVWPWMAVLVNADPSEAEGETNSLADQLAEFHPTDTVFLHLEKGGRSTGTTVIVKFQHSWGGFENAMYFEKRFKASRCGREQWIELQGDVSSTLYGWIARSDDYNEDSGIGRYLRKHGELKTIKQVTEEENKEKGKLVANLAYQIDVKNQHLHDWEVRNNKTNLVIHQLIYEKDKLHQAYNDEMRNLQRTARDTTLKIFEENEKLKAELDLKRKEVESRSKELDNKEAQNEDERKKLDDEKQKVEEASMLQKETEEEVLRLIEEQKKEKEAALARVLQLEKEIDHKQQLELEIENLQWNLKIMKQMEGEDAADIQEMEQKLEREREELESLNNTLIKKERESNDELQAARKELLTGLEDLLTGRTLIGIKRMGELDEKAFQNAAKKKFKSDEADIKAAELCSSWQEELKNPSWHPFKIVVTNGKEEEFLVEDDPKLKKLWIEYGDDVCNAVKTALQELNEYNPSGRYVVPELWNFKDGRKASMKEIVQYIIKHWKSSKRKK